From Amphiura filiformis unplaced genomic scaffold, Afil_fr2py scaffold_84, whole genome shotgun sequence, one genomic window encodes:
- the LOC140144817 gene encoding uncharacterized protein, with the protein MYNHDFNEILSDDRMGRSKEDERFLCMADDSVQFNNGHYEMKLPFKNEDVKLPNNRQLVQQRADNLRRRFNKDTSLHEAYTNAMEKVVKAGYAEKIPKGEIAREDGKVWYIPHHPVYHPQKAKLRIVYDCAATYGGTGLNQELIPGPDLTSSLVGVLLRFRQERVALASDIESMFYQVGVRKEDRDLLRFLWWPGGDISRQLEDYRMNVHIFGASSSPACANYALRKTAHDNKDQFDVEVIDTLLNNFYVDDCLRSTSTEEKATSLAQDLIDICGRGGFRLTKWVSNSKSVLESIPHSERSAETKVLDFDESLPSQKALGMLWLMEPDMFGYKLDIKDRPATRRGMLSVTSSVYDPLGFVSPAILPAKQMLQELCKKKIGWDDKIPEEIRSQWIKWQSSLPGLEEFCVPRCWKPVGFEEPSSVQLHHFSDASESGYGVASYLRLTNHDEEVVCNLVMSKARVAPIKQISIPRMELTAATVAVKVDNMLKRELEVPVSSTVFWTDSQTVLKYIVNDRARYPVFVANRVSVIRDGSDPTQWRYVPTELNPADHASRGLSVQQLLSKHEWLQGPDFLYQSERDWPVIVTSEETAEEESAPDSPVVVNTLKLTPTEKVTVNKLIEHYSDWTGLKRGVAWWLRLKKILLQGVRGPSNQQAEESRSLTAADLQEAEVAILSFVQRQEYESEMSALQGPATTDKNNKKAVGEQEHLRNDNRKKQVPSNSNLLNLDPELDNQGLMTVGGRLRNARIPTEAKHQVILPMHHHVSTLLIMYTHKKLNHQGRNHTIAELRRRYWIVKVGVKVKGLLKKCITCKKVQAKVGNQKMADLPADRVQADDPPFTKTGVDYFGPFEIKVGRTTRKRYGAIFTCFASRAVHIEVAASLDTASCINALRRFISRRGQVKVMYSDNGTNFVGANKELKQAMEEWKTEEIEAFTANQGIHWKFNPPGASHFGGLWERQIRTIRKILQSILTEQHLKTCQSEEQLHTLMCEVEATINSRPLIKTSDDPKDLSVITPNDLLLLQPTASMPPGVFDQKDLYARRRWRQVQYLASIFWKRWILEYLPTLQMRQKWLKPQRNLHVGDIVLIVDSSSPRNLWLMGKVEEVHTGDQGLVRSAKIRTKTSLLTRPVTKLCLLLEQES; encoded by the coding sequence ATGTACAATCATGATTTCAATGAAATCTTATCCGACGATCGCATGGGGAGATCAAAGGAAGATGAAAGATTCCTTTGTATGGCAGATGACAGTGTGCAATTTAACAATGGACACTATGAAATGAAGCTACCCTTCAAGAATGAAGACGTCAAATTACCAAACAATAGACAATTAGTTCAGCAAAGGGCTGATAACTTGAGGAGGAGATTTAATAAGGACACATCACTTCATGAAGCATATACAAATGCTATGGAAAAGGTAGTGAAGGCTGGATATGCCGAGAAGATACCAAAGGGTGAGATAGCAAGAGAAGATGGAAAGGTCTGGTATATTCCACACCACCCGGTGTATCATCCACAGAAAGCCAAATTGCGTATAGTTTACGACTGTGCGGCTACATATGGAGGTACAGGTCTCAACCAAGAACTGATACCGGGCCCTGACCTCACCAGTAGCCTGGTGGGTGTATTGTTGCGGTTCAGACAAGAAAGGGTAGCCTTGGCTTCAGACATAGAGAGTATGTTTTACCAGGTTGGAGTTAGGAAGGAAGATCGGGATCTATTGAGGTTCCTGTGGTGGCCAGGTGGCGACATATCAAGACAATTAGAAGACTATAGAATGAATGTGCATATTTTTGGCGCCTCATCCTCACCGGCATGTGCCAATTATGCACTCAGAAAGACCGCCCATGACAACAAAGACCAGTTTGATGTGGAAGTTATTGATACTCTTCTGAACAATTTTTATGTAGACGACTGTCTCAGGTCAACATCAACAGAAGAGAAGGCCACAAGTCTTGCACAGGACCTGATTGATATTTGTGGACGTGGTGGATTTCGTCTGACAAAATGGGTTAGCAACAGCAAGTCTGTGCTGGAGTCAATTCCACACAGTGAAAGATCAGCAGAAACCAAGGTGTTGGATTTTGATGAATCTCTCCCAAGTCAGAAGGCCTTAGGAATGCTGTGGCTCATGGAACCTGACATGTTTGGATACAAACTAGACATCAAAGACAGACCAGCCACGAGAAGAGGAATGCTCTCTGTTACTTCCTCTGTGTATGACCCCTTGGGATTTGTGAGTCCTGCCATCTTGCCTGCCAAACAAATGCTGCAAGAACTATGTAAGAAGAAAATAGGATGGGATGACAAAATTCCAGAGGAGATTAGAAGCCAGTGGATTAAGTGGCAGTCAAGTCTACCAGGGTTAGAAGAGTTCTGTGTCCCGCGGTGTTGGAAGCCTGTGGGGTTTGAAGAGCCATCATCAGTTCAACTTCATCATTTTAGTGATGCCAGTGAGTCTGGCTATGGCGTAGCAAGTTATTTGAGACTAACCAATCATGATGAAGAAGTGGTGTGTAATTTGGTGATGAGCAAGGCACGAGTTGCGCCGATCAAGCAGATATCCATACCAAGGATGGAATTAACCGCAGCTACCGTGGCTGTGAAGGTAGACAATATGCTTAAGAGAGAACTCGAGGTACCAGTAAGCAGTACTGTGTTTTGGACAGACAGCCAAACTGTATTGAAGTATATAGTGAACGACCGTGCACGGTACCCAGTATTTGTAGCCAACAGAGTGAGTGTCATTAGAGATGGTTCGGATCCAACGCAGTGGCGATATGTGCCTACAGAACTGAATCCAGCGGACCACGCCTCTAGAGGGCTCTCTGTACAGCAGCTCTTAAGTAAACATGAATGGCTACAGGGGCCGGACTTCCTGTATCAATCAGAAAGGGACTGGCCAGTGATAGTTACAAGTGAAGAGACTGCAGAAGAAGAATCTGCACCAGATTCACCAGTGGTCGTCAACACCCTGAAGTTAACACCAACAGAAAAGGTGACAGTCAATAAACTGATAGAACACTACTCAGATTGGACAGGTCTGAAGAGAGGAGTGGCATGGTGGCTCCGTTTGAAGAAAATTCTGCTGCAAGGAGTTAGAGGTCCTTCTAACCAGCAAGCTGAAGAATCAAGAAGTTTAACAGCAGCTGACCTACAAGAAGCAGAAGTAGCCATTTTGAGCTTCGTGCAACGGCAAGAGTATGAAAGTGAAATGTCGGCTCTTCAGGGACCAGCGACTACAGATAAGAATAACAAGAAAGCTGTTGGTGAACAAGAGCACCTGAGAAATGACAACAGGAAGAAACAAGTTCCCAGtaacagtaacttactgaatctaGATCCAGAATTAGACAATCAAGGTCTCATGACAGTTGGTGGAAGACTTCGCAATGCAAGGATCCCAACTGAAGCTAAGCATCAAGTGATCTTACCAATGCATCATCATGTGTCAACTTTGCTGATAATGTACACTCACAAGAAGCTAAATCACCAGGGTAGAAACCACACAATTGCCGAGCTTAGAAGACGGTATTGGATTGTGAAAGTAGGAGTGAAAGTGAAAGGCTTACTGAAGAAGTGCATAACCTGCAAGAAGGTTCAAGCTAAGGTTGGCAACCAGAAGATGGCAGACTTGCCAGCAGACCGTGTTCAAGCTGACGATCCTCCTTTTACAAAGACAGGAGTTGATTACTTTGGACCCTTTGAAATTAAGGTTGGCAGAACTACACGTAAACGATACGGCGCAATATTCACCTGTTTCGCCAGTCGAGCTGTCCATATTGAAGTCGCCGCATCTCTGGATACAGCTTCATGTATCAACGCGTTAAGACGCTTCATTAGTAGACGAGGACAAGTGAAAGTTATGTACTCAGACAATGGTACAAATTTTGTGGGTGCGAATAAGGAACTCAAGCAGGCCATGGAAGAGTGGAAGACTGAAGAAATTGAAGCATTTACTGCAAACCAGGGTATACACTGGAAGTTTAATCCCCCAGGAGCTTCACACTTTGGTGGCCTGTGGGAAAGACAGATACGAACCATTAGAAAGATTCTACAAAGCATTCTCACAGAGCAACATCTCAAAACTTGCCAGAGTGAAGAGCAACTTCACACTCTTATGTGTGAGGTTGAAGCGACTATCAACAGTCGACCGCTTATCAAgacttcagatgaccccaagGACTTAAGCGTTATCACTCCAAATGATTTGCTGCTGTTGCAACCAACTGCTTCTATGCCGCCAGGAGTATTTGATCAGAAGGATCTCTACGCTAGAAGACGTTGGAGACAAGTTCAATACTTGGCCAGTATCTTTTGGAAGCGCTGGATCTTGGAGTATCTACCCACCCTTCAGATGAGACAAAAGTGGTTAAAACCACAAAGAAACCTGCATGTTGGAGACATAGTCCTAATAGTAGACAGTTCTTCCCCAAGGAACCTTTGGTTAATGGGCAAGGTTGAGGAGGTCCACACAGGCGATCAGGGGCTTGTACGCAGTGCAAAGATCCGGACTAAAACATCTCTGCTGACAAGACCAGTGACCAAATTATGTCTACTCTTGGAGCAGGAATCATGA